One Streptomyces lincolnensis genomic region harbors:
- a CDS encoding M50 family metallopeptidase has translation MFILGIVLFAIGLLVSIAWHELGHLSFAKLFGIRVPQYMVGFGPTIFSRKKGETEYGIKAIPFGGYIRMIGMFPPGPDGRLEARSTSPWRGMIEDARSAAFEELKPGDENRLFYTRKPWKRVIVMFAGPFANLVLAVALFLTVLMGFGISQQTNTVSSVSQCVIAQSENREKCAASDQPSPAAAAGLKAGDKILSFNGVKTDDWNRLSDLIRANPDRTVPIVVERDGKDVTLTATIASNQVAKKDSSGQYVQGEYVTAGFLGFSAATGIVKQDFGDSVVWMGDRVADAVDSLAALPGKVPALWDAAFGDAPREPDSPMGVVGAARVGGEIFTLDIPPTQQLAMALMLVAGFNLSLFLFNMLPLLPLDGGHIAGALWESLRRNAAKVLRRPDPGPFDVAKLMPVAYVVAGIFICFTLLVLVADVVNPVRIS, from the coding sequence ATGTTCATCCTCGGCATAGTGCTCTTCGCCATCGGCCTGCTGGTGTCGATCGCGTGGCACGAGCTGGGGCACCTGTCCTTCGCCAAGCTCTTCGGTATCCGCGTGCCGCAGTACATGGTCGGCTTCGGCCCGACGATCTTCTCCCGCAAGAAGGGGGAGACCGAGTACGGCATCAAGGCCATCCCGTTCGGCGGCTACATCCGCATGATCGGCATGTTCCCGCCCGGCCCGGACGGCCGTCTGGAGGCCCGCTCCACCTCGCCCTGGCGCGGCATGATCGAGGACGCCCGCTCGGCCGCCTTCGAGGAGCTCAAACCCGGCGACGAGAACCGCCTCTTCTACACCCGTAAGCCGTGGAAGCGCGTCATCGTGATGTTCGCGGGCCCCTTCGCCAACCTGGTCCTGGCGGTGGCGCTGTTCCTCACCGTTCTCATGGGCTTCGGCATCTCCCAGCAGACCAACACCGTCAGCTCGGTCTCCCAGTGCGTCATCGCCCAGAGCGAGAACCGCGAGAAGTGCGCCGCGTCCGACCAGCCCTCCCCGGCCGCGGCCGCCGGCCTCAAGGCGGGCGACAAGATCCTCTCCTTCAACGGTGTGAAGACCGACGACTGGAACAGGCTCTCCGACCTCATCCGCGCCAACCCCGACAGGACGGTCCCGATCGTCGTCGAGCGCGACGGCAAGGACGTCACCCTCACCGCGACGATCGCCTCCAACCAGGTCGCCAAGAAGGACTCCAGCGGCCAGTACGTCCAGGGAGAGTACGTCACCGCCGGCTTCCTCGGCTTCAGCGCCGCCACCGGCATCGTCAAGCAGGACTTCGGCGACTCCGTGGTCTGGATGGGCGACCGCGTCGCCGACGCCGTCGACTCCCTCGCCGCCCTGCCCGGCAAGGTCCCGGCCCTGTGGGACGCGGCCTTCGGCGACGCCCCGCGGGAGCCGGACTCCCCGATGGGCGTGGTGGGCGCGGCCCGGGTGGGCGGCGAGATCTTCACCCTGGACATCCCCCCGACCCAGCAGCTGGCCATGGCCCTGATGCTGGTGGCGGGCTTCAACCTCTCCCTGTTCCTCTTCAACATGCTCCCGCTGCTGCCCCTGGACGGCGGCCACATCGCGGGCGCCCTGTGGGAGTCGCTGCGCCGCAACGCGGCGAAGGTGCTGCGCCGTCCCGACCCCGGCCCGTTCGACGTCGCGAAGCTGATGCCCGTCGCCTATGTGGTGGCCGGAATCTTCATCTGCTTCACCCTGCTCGTGCTGGTCGCGGACGTGGTCAATCCGGTCCGCATCTCCTGA
- the ispG gene encoding flavodoxin-dependent (E)-4-hydroxy-3-methylbut-2-enyl-diphosphate synthase yields MTAISLGMPSVPTKLAERRKSRQIQVGTVAVGGDAPVSVQSMTTTRTSDIGATLQQIAELTASGCQIVRVACPTQDDADALSTIARKSQLPVIADIHFQPKYVFAAIEAGCAAVRVNPGNIKQFDDKVKEIARAAKDHGTPIRIGVNAGSLDKRLLQKYGKATPEALVESALWEASLFEEHDFRDIKISVKHNDPVVMIEAYKQLAAQCDYPLHLGVTEAGPAFQGTIKSAVAFGALLSQGIGDTIRVSLSAPPVEEVKVGNQILESLNLKQRGLEIVSCPSCGRAQVDVYKLAEEVTAGLTGMEVPLRVAVMGCVVNGPGEAREADLGVASGNGKGQIFVKGEVIKTVPESKIVETLIEEAMKLAEQMEAEGVASGEPSVAVAG; encoded by the coding sequence ATGACTGCGATTTCTCTCGGCATGCCGTCCGTTCCGACCAAGCTCGCCGAGCGCCGGAAGAGCCGGCAGATCCAGGTCGGCACGGTCGCGGTGGGCGGTGACGCACCGGTGTCGGTCCAGTCGATGACGACGACCCGTACGTCCGACATCGGCGCGACCCTCCAGCAGATCGCCGAGCTGACCGCCTCCGGCTGCCAGATCGTGCGCGTGGCGTGCCCGACGCAGGACGACGCGGACGCGCTGTCGACGATCGCCCGCAAGTCGCAGCTCCCGGTGATCGCGGACATCCACTTCCAGCCGAAGTACGTGTTCGCGGCCATCGAGGCCGGCTGCGCGGCCGTCCGCGTCAACCCCGGCAACATCAAGCAGTTCGACGACAAGGTCAAGGAGATCGCGCGGGCCGCCAAGGACCACGGCACCCCGATCCGCATCGGCGTCAACGCGGGCTCCCTGGACAAGCGCCTGCTCCAGAAGTACGGCAAGGCGACGCCCGAGGCCCTCGTCGAGTCCGCGCTGTGGGAGGCCTCGCTCTTCGAGGAGCACGACTTCCGCGACATCAAGATCTCGGTCAAGCACAACGACCCGGTCGTGATGATCGAGGCCTACAAGCAGCTCGCCGCCCAGTGCGACTACCCGCTCCACCTCGGCGTCACCGAGGCGGGCCCGGCCTTCCAGGGCACGATCAAGTCGGCCGTCGCCTTCGGCGCCCTCCTCTCGCAGGGCATCGGCGACACCATCCGCGTCTCCCTCTCCGCGCCCCCCGTGGAGGAGGTCAAGGTCGGTAACCAGATCCTGGAGTCGCTCAACCTCAAGCAGCGCGGCCTGGAGATCGTCTCCTGCCCGTCCTGCGGCCGCGCCCAGGTCGACGTCTACAAGCTCGCCGAAGAGGTCACCGCCGGCCTCACCGGCATGGAGGTCCCCCTCCGCGTAGCCGTCATGGGCTGTGTCGTCAACGGCCCCGGCGAGGCCCGCGAGGCCGACCTCGGCGTCGCCTCCGGCAACGGCAAGGGTCAGATCTTCGTCAAGGGCGAGGTCATCAAGACCGTCCCCGAGTCCAAGATCGTCGAGACCCTCATCGAAGAGGCCATGAAGCTCGCGGAGCAGATGGAGGCGGAGGGCGTCGCGTCGGGCGAGCCCTCCGTGGCCGTGGCGGGCTGA
- a CDS encoding acyl-CoA dehydrogenase family protein: protein MSAAPTKPTVTEREAREVAEAAREQDWRKPSFAKELFLGRFRLDLIHPHPMPPTEDAQRGEEFLAKLRDFCESKVDGALIEREARIPDEVVNGLKELGALGMKIDTKYGGLGLTQVYYNKALSLAGSASPAIGVLLSAHQSIGVPQPLKLFGTPEQKEQFLPRCARTDISAFLLTEPDVGSDPARLATSAVPDGDDYVLDGVKLWTTNGVVADLLVVMARVPKSEGHKGGITAFVVETNSPGVTVENRNAFLGLRGIENGVTRFHQVRVPAAHRIGPEGAGLKIALTTLNTGRLSLPASCVAAGKWCLKIAREWSAAREQWGKPIAHHEAVGSKISFIAATTFALEAVLDLSSQMADEDRNDIRIEGALAKLYASEMAWLVADELVQIRGGRGFETAESLRARGERAVPAEQVLRDLRINRIFEGSTEIMHLLIAREAVDAHLSVAGDLIDPDKSLGDKAKAGANAGVFYAKWLPKLVAGPGQLPNSYSEFKREVDLSGHLRYVERTARKLARSTFYAMSRWQGRMETKQGFLGRIVDIGAELFAMSAACVRAELLRSTEAHGREAYQLADVFCRQSRVRVEELFGRLWNNTDDLDRTVVKGVLSGTYTWLEDGIVDPSGDGPWIADATPGPSQKENVHRPIR, encoded by the coding sequence ATGTCCGCAGCACCTACGAAACCCACCGTCACCGAGCGCGAGGCGCGCGAGGTGGCGGAGGCGGCCCGGGAACAGGACTGGCGCAAGCCCAGCTTCGCCAAGGAACTGTTCCTCGGCCGCTTCCGGCTCGACCTCATCCACCCCCACCCCATGCCGCCCACCGAGGACGCCCAGCGCGGCGAGGAGTTCCTCGCCAAGCTCCGCGACTTCTGCGAGAGCAAGGTCGACGGCGCCCTCATCGAGCGCGAGGCACGGATCCCCGACGAGGTCGTCAACGGCCTCAAGGAACTCGGCGCCCTCGGCATGAAGATCGACACCAAGTACGGCGGCCTCGGCCTCACCCAGGTGTACTACAACAAGGCGCTCTCCCTGGCGGGCTCCGCCAGCCCGGCGATCGGCGTGCTGCTCTCCGCGCATCAGTCGATCGGCGTACCGCAGCCGCTGAAACTGTTCGGCACGCCCGAACAGAAGGAACAGTTCCTGCCCCGCTGCGCCCGCACCGACATCAGCGCCTTCCTCCTCACCGAGCCCGACGTCGGCTCGGACCCGGCCCGGCTGGCCACCAGCGCCGTGCCCGACGGGGACGACTACGTCCTCGACGGCGTGAAGCTGTGGACCACCAACGGCGTGGTCGCCGACCTCCTCGTCGTGATGGCCCGGGTGCCGAAGAGCGAGGGCCACAAGGGCGGCATCACCGCCTTCGTCGTGGAGACCAACTCGCCCGGCGTCACCGTCGAGAACCGCAACGCCTTCCTGGGCCTGCGCGGCATCGAGAACGGCGTCACCCGCTTCCACCAGGTCCGGGTCCCCGCCGCGCACCGCATCGGCCCCGAGGGCGCGGGCCTGAAGATCGCGCTGACCACCCTCAACACCGGCCGCCTCTCGCTCCCCGCCTCCTGCGTCGCCGCCGGCAAGTGGTGCCTGAAGATCGCCCGCGAGTGGTCGGCGGCCCGCGAGCAGTGGGGCAAGCCCATCGCCCACCACGAGGCCGTCGGCTCGAAGATCTCCTTCATCGCGGCGACGACGTTCGCCCTGGAGGCCGTACTGGACCTGTCCTCGCAGATGGCGGACGAGGACCGCAACGACATCCGCATCGAGGGCGCCCTCGCCAAGCTCTACGCCTCCGAGATGGCCTGGCTCGTCGCCGACGAACTCGTCCAGATCCGCGGCGGCCGCGGCTTCGAGACGGCCGAGTCGCTCAGGGCCCGCGGCGAACGCGCGGTCCCCGCCGAACAGGTCCTGCGCGACCTGCGCATCAACCGCATCTTCGAGGGCTCGACGGAGATCATGCACCTCCTCATCGCCCGCGAGGCGGTCGACGCCCACCTGTCCGTGGCCGGTGACCTCATCGACCCGGACAAGTCCCTGGGCGACAAGGCGAAGGCGGGCGCGAACGCGGGCGTCTTCTACGCGAAGTGGCTGCCGAAACTGGTCGCGGGGCCCGGTCAACTCCCGAACTCCTACAGCGAGTTCAAACGTGAGGTCGACCTCTCCGGACACCTGCGCTACGTCGAGCGCACCGCCCGCAAACTCGCCCGCTCCACCTTCTACGCCATGTCCCGCTGGCAGGGCCGGATGGAGACCAAGCAGGGCTTCCTCGGCCGGATCGTCGACATCGGCGCCGAACTGTTCGCGATGAGCGCGGCCTGCGTCCGCGCCGAACTCCTGCGCTCCACCGAGGCCCACGGCCGCGAGGCCTACCAACTGGCCGACGTCTTCTGCCGCCAGTCCCGCGTCCGCGTCGAGGAACTCTTCGGCCGCCTGTGGAACAACACCGACGACCTCGACCGCACGGTCGTCAAGGGCGTGCTCTCCGGCACCTACACCTGGCTGGAGGACGGCATCGTCGACCCCTCCGGCGACGGCCCGTGGATCGCGGACGCGACCCCCGGCCCCTCGCAGAAGGAGAACGTCCACCGCCCGATCCGGTGA
- a CDS encoding GNAT family N-acetyltransferase: MDLVIGPLDLSAHVDEALAVQAIAFGLSPDEVAVRRQIVLRHMTHPGARALGASVGGALVGFVYGMPNDRAHWWSTVVEPYLRARHCDDWLDGSFVITELHVHPRHQNRGIGRSLITTITDGVAEPRSILSAIDTDSPARGLYHSLGYVDLARQVLFPSAPKPYAVMGAPLPLRRR, from the coding sequence ATGGACCTCGTCATCGGCCCCCTCGACCTGTCGGCCCACGTGGACGAGGCCCTAGCCGTCCAAGCCATCGCCTTCGGACTGAGCCCCGACGAGGTCGCCGTCCGCCGCCAGATCGTCCTGCGCCACATGACCCATCCCGGCGCCAGAGCCCTCGGCGCGAGCGTCGGCGGCGCCCTCGTCGGGTTCGTCTACGGCATGCCCAACGACCGCGCCCACTGGTGGTCCACCGTCGTGGAGCCGTACCTGAGAGCACGCCACTGCGACGACTGGCTGGACGGCTCCTTCGTGATCACCGAGCTGCACGTCCACCCCCGCCACCAGAACCGCGGCATCGGCCGCTCCCTGATCACCACGATCACCGACGGCGTCGCCGAACCCCGCTCGATCCTCTCCGCGATCGACACCGACAGCCCGGCCCGCGGCCTCTACCACTCCCTCGGGTACGTGGACCTGGCCCGCCAGGTTCTCTTCCCCAGCGCACCGAAGCCGTACGCGGTGATGGGCGCCCCTCTCCCGCTGCGCCGCCGCTAA
- a CDS encoding GNAT family N-acetyltransferase, protein MLTQTTSRVLEPSDLDAALAVLDREPVANAFVTSRVQVAGLDPWRLGGEMWGWYEDGMLTSLCYAGANLVPICATPRAVRAFADRARRAGRRCSSIVGPAESAAQLWRLLEPSWGPAREVRSHQPLMVTDRMPTDIAPDPYVRRIRKDEMETIMPACVAMFTEEVGVSPMAGDGGLLYQARVAELVGSGRSFARLDEHGKVAFKAEIGAATDRACQIQGVWVAPEYRGRGLAAPGMAAVLRYALADVAPVASLYVNDFNTAARRTYRRVGFQEVGAFMSVLF, encoded by the coding sequence GTGTTGACCCAGACCACCTCCCGGGTCCTCGAACCGAGCGACCTGGACGCCGCGCTCGCCGTCCTGGACCGCGAGCCGGTCGCGAACGCCTTCGTGACGTCGAGGGTCCAGGTCGCCGGCCTCGACCCGTGGCGGCTCGGCGGCGAGATGTGGGGCTGGTACGAGGACGGCATGCTCACGTCCCTGTGTTACGCCGGCGCCAACCTGGTCCCCATCTGCGCCACCCCGCGCGCCGTCCGCGCCTTCGCCGACCGCGCCCGCCGGGCCGGCCGCCGCTGCTCCTCGATCGTCGGCCCCGCCGAGTCCGCCGCCCAGCTCTGGCGCCTGTTGGAACCCAGCTGGGGCCCGGCCCGCGAGGTCCGCTCCCACCAGCCCCTCATGGTCACCGACCGCATGCCCACCGACATCGCCCCGGATCCCTACGTCCGCCGCATCCGCAAGGACGAGATGGAAACGATCATGCCGGCGTGCGTGGCCATGTTCACCGAGGAGGTCGGGGTCTCCCCGATGGCCGGCGACGGCGGCCTGCTCTACCAGGCCCGCGTCGCCGAACTCGTCGGTTCCGGCCGCTCCTTCGCCCGCCTCGACGAACACGGCAAGGTCGCCTTCAAGGCCGAGATCGGCGCCGCCACCGACCGCGCCTGCCAGATCCAGGGCGTCTGGGTGGCCCCCGAGTACCGGGGCAGGGGCCTGGCCGCCCCCGGCATGGCCGCCGTCCTGCGCTACGCCCTCGCCGACGTGGCCCCGGTGGCCAGCCTCTACGTCAACGACTTCAACACGGCGGCGAGAAGGACGTACAGGCGAGTCGGCTTCCAGGAGGTCGGCGCGTTCATGAGCGTCCTGTTCTGA
- the dxr gene encoding 1-deoxy-D-xylulose-5-phosphate reductoisomerase, with product MSDSPAPLADPHRVHDPLAGDGPKDVVILGSTGSIGTQAIDLVLRNPDRFRVTALSANGGRVGLLAEQAYRLRARTVAVAREDAVPALKEALTDRYGTGEPLPEILAGPDAATQVAASDCHTVLNGITGSIGLAPTLAALEAGRTLALANKESLIVGGPLVRALAEPGQIIPVDSEHAALFQALAAGTRADIRKLVVTASGGPFRGRTRAELDRVTVEDALAHPTWAMGPVITINSATLVNKGLEVIEAHLLYDIPFDRIEVVVHPQSYVHSMIEFTDGSTIAQATPPDMRGPIAIGLGWPDRVPDAAPAFDWSKASTWEFFPLDNDAFPSVNLARHVGQLAGTAPAVFNAANEESVEAFRAGALPFNGIMETVTRVVEEHGTPRGGTSLTVADVLEAETWARTRARELTAQTAEARA from the coding sequence ATGAGTGACAGTCCAGCCCCTCTCGCCGATCCGCACCGCGTCCACGACCCCCTCGCGGGCGACGGTCCCAAGGACGTGGTGATTCTCGGTTCCACCGGATCGATCGGCACCCAGGCCATCGATCTCGTGCTGCGCAACCCCGACCGTTTCCGGGTGACGGCACTCTCGGCCAACGGCGGCAGGGTCGGCCTCCTGGCCGAGCAGGCGTACCGGCTGAGGGCGCGGACCGTCGCGGTGGCCCGCGAGGACGCCGTACCGGCGCTGAAGGAAGCGCTGACCGACCGTTACGGCACGGGCGAGCCGCTTCCCGAGATCCTCGCCGGACCGGACGCGGCCACCCAGGTCGCCGCCTCCGACTGCCACACCGTCCTCAACGGCATCACCGGCTCCATCGGCCTCGCCCCGACCCTCGCCGCCCTGGAGGCGGGCCGCACCCTCGCGCTCGCCAACAAGGAGTCGCTCATCGTGGGCGGCCCGCTGGTCAGGGCCCTCGCCGAGCCCGGCCAGATCATCCCCGTGGACTCCGAGCACGCGGCCCTCTTCCAGGCGCTGGCGGCCGGCACCAGAGCGGACATCCGCAAGCTCGTCGTCACCGCCTCCGGCGGCCCCTTCCGCGGCCGCACCAGGGCCGAGCTAGACCGGGTCACCGTCGAGGACGCCCTCGCCCACCCCACCTGGGCCATGGGCCCCGTGATCACGATCAACTCCGCGACCCTCGTCAACAAGGGCCTGGAGGTCATCGAGGCACACCTCCTCTACGACATTCCCTTCGACCGCATTGAGGTGGTCGTGCATCCCCAGTCGTATGTCCACTCGATGATTGAGTTCACGGACGGATCCACGATCGCCCAGGCCACGCCCCCCGACATGCGCGGACCGATCGCCATCGGCCTCGGCTGGCCCGACCGCGTCCCCGACGCGGCCCCGGCCTTCGACTGGAGCAAGGCTTCGACCTGGGAGTTCTTCCCCCTCGACAACGACGCGTTTCCGTCGGTGAACCTGGCGCGACACGTGGGACAGCTCGCGGGCACGGCCCCGGCGGTGTTCAATGCCGCCAACGAGGAGAGCGTGGAGGCCTTCCGGGCCGGCGCGCTCCCGTTCAACGGGATCATGGAGACCGTGACGCGGGTCGTGGAGGAGCACGGCACCCCGCGCGGGGGAACCTCGCTCACCGTCGCGGACGTCCTCGAAGCGGAGACCTGGGCGCGGACCCGGGCCCGGGAACTGACGGCACAGACGGCGGAGGCCCGTGCATGA